The following nucleotide sequence is from Zea mays cultivar B73 chromosome 1, Zm-B73-REFERENCE-NAM-5.0, whole genome shotgun sequence.
AGACCACCTTCAGCCTCCCCGTGTGCCGCGCCGTGCTGTTCGTCGCCGAGGTGCACCGGCTGCGGGACCTGGAGCCCAGGGCGCTGTGTGGCGTGGAGCTCTACGACGACATCCTCATGCGCTACGTGAAGGCGTCCACATCCTACCTAGGCAAGCCCGCGCCGCGCGGGGAGCCGTCGGGAGACATGGTGGACTTCGACATCACATACTACCGCAGCTGTGACCCCGGGCAGGCGCGCCTGTTCGAGGACGTGCTGGAGGAGGTCGAGCAGATGGGCATCTTCAAGTACGGCGACCTGCCGCACTGgggcaagaaccgcaacctcgccTTCGTCGGTGCCGCGCGCAAGTACCCCGGCCTGCCGCGCGCAAGTACCCCGGCCTGCCGCGCTTCCTGCGCGTCAAGGACGCCTACGACCCCGAGCGGCGTCCTGTCGGTTGCGGAGGTGGTTGGAAGCGCGGCGGGGTTTGCGAGAGGGCGTGCGGGCGGATGCGGGAGCGGTTTACACTGCtaacttaatagttagtagagatatccTTATCTAACACCATAAAAACACTTGATTTTGTAAGTCTAAAGCCCTTAGGTGCGCTAGTGTAGCAGTTGCACCGACCAGAGCCACGCCACCCCCACGCTGTACCTTGTGCTTCAATTGTGCTTCAATCAATCACAAACAAGGTACTACGCGCTGGTATCCTAGAGGTCTTAGGGTTGTTTGTTTCGAATTAAAGTCGGTTATTTGAAGCTAATACAGATTAAAGCTAAGCGAATatgctttttattttttttaaacaCCGGTCCATCGCGGATGATATATATCCCTATCTTAGCTGACTCATGATTGTCCTTGCCTCCTTCAACAGGCGTGACCTGAACCTCATACGTGCACGCCAGAGCAAGATCAACACTCCCGAATCAAGATCGTAATGAGTGGTATTGAGGGGGACTAAGTCCCCGTTTGATTTaaggtgactaaagtttagtgactaaagtttacaattttagtccctaaataagTAAACACGTTAACTAAAGTgtggtgactaaactttagtttttTAGTCACCAAGGGgatgactaaaagggactaaaataATATTTTTACCTTATTTGCCCTCTCCAGTTTCTTTTTATAGCAAACATTCATTAATTAATAGGGGTAAAATCCCGACACATGTCTTCAGACGGAGTTACAAATTCACCGTGACGCTGCCCTTCCCTGTAATAATCACACAAACACACACACGGATACACAGGAAATGAAGCCCAGGAAATCACTCCCTATTGGTACAGCTCGCAAGTCAACGTTTCACAAGACCTGGTACTCACATACAACGAAAATCATGACACATGTCTTCAGACGGAGTTACAAATTCACCGGGGCAACATCAGGTCATAGTTATACATTCCTAATTTTTTCTACAAGTACCAAACATGAGACGTACAAACTCTTCGGCGTGTTGCCTGTAGGCTTCACTTCCCTTCACCCAGATTACGGCAACACCGTGGACCCTTGTGCTACGGATCGCTGCAAAGGATTTCGGTGAAGACGGAGAGTGCGTCCTGCAGGTACGACGACCTGCTCTCGTCCGGAACTGGAGCGTTGAGCATCATTAGAAGACACCCCATGGGTAGGTTCAGCGTCTCGCTTGGGGTGTCCACCAGAAGCGCGCATAGCTCCTCTGCCATCTTCGAGTAGCATGCCCTGTCAAAAACGACACTGTCAGCAAGCCCAGTGAGAGAATACTCCAAATATAAACCTAAACAAGAATGCTTCAGAATTCCAAATGGTGCTGATCAGCTGGGATTTGAACAATTTAACATAACAGTGAAGTTCCTCAGGTAGTTCAGGTTTGCTATTTGCATCAACTCATTATAATCCAGTGGCCCAACTCCATCAAAACATGGTACAGAAGGAAATGGTTTCAGATAGTGGATGTGGATCAGTCACATACTGTAGAATCGAACGTTACCTTGACTCAACAGGTAATTTGCTTCCCCAGACTAACAACGACTCGTTTAATCGGCCAAAGAAACTTCTGCATGATTCACTCATCTCCTCAAGTGAACCCTGAAACAAAAAAAAGTAATGCTGATCTCAGCCACGGTTCTACAAGGAAATGCTTGTGAGTTTGTCTCTGAAGTAAGGGCTTGTACCGAATCATCCATGGCATTTCTTTCTTGCATTGAGTTCTTCAGAATGTAGAAGTCTATGTATATTCCGGCACCAAGGTCCCAGTCAGCAATTTCATACTTGTGGTTCTCCAAGGCACTTGTGATCCTCCAGACCTCCTGATGGTTAGCTGAGCCAAAATAACAACGAATGAAGTGACTGCATATTCATACCATGAATGCCATGTTTATAAAAAATGATAATAAAATGAATAGATTGTTTGAACAAACTCATCATGAGGTTTCTAGGAAATATGTGCAGCTGTATATTTATGCACAGCAAAAGCAATATGTTTCAACCATGGTGAAAAAAGGGTAATATATTTACCAAATAAAGAAATTCATTGAAAAAATGTTTAGGGCACTGTAAGCAAAACTTACATGACAGAAACATAGAATGAGCAACAGAAGTCACGAAAATAGTATGAGCTTTCTTCCAGTTGCCACACTGAATCAAATTCTCCAGTGCGCCCTGTTTATC
It contains:
- the LOC103645182 gene encoding nuclear pore complex protein NUP96; protein product: MHEALALYHEYYGDKQGALENLIQCGNWKKAHTIFVTSVAHSMFLSSNHQEVWRITSALENHKYEIADWDLGAGIYIDFYILKNSMQERNAMDDSGSLEEMSESCRSFFGRLNESLLVWGSKLPVESSVVFDRACYSKMAEELCALLVDTPSETLNLPMGCLLMMLNAPVPDESRSSYLQDALSVFTEILCSDP